The proteins below are encoded in one region of Eubacterium sp. 1001713B170207_170306_E7:
- a CDS encoding nucleoside triphosphate pyrophosphohydrolase has protein sequence MKHEYNKLVRDKIPDIIRESGRSCDYKILSDAEVLDALKDKLIEKANIFAERPSEDEISDIYELIDAIVEKFDYEPMHIDYLKLQNKESKGTYSGNTFLISADDGK, from the coding sequence ATGAAACACGAATATAACAAATTAGTACGAGACAAAATCCCTGATATCATTCGAGAAAGCGGCAGAAGCTGTGATTACAAAATTCTTAGTGATGCAGAAGTTTTAGATGCCTTGAAGGATAAGCTTATCGAAAAGGCCAATATTTTCGCCGAACGTCCTTCTGAGGATGAAATCTCCGATATCTACGAGCTCATCGATGCCATTGTGGAAAAATTCGACTATGAACCCATGCACATTGACTATCTCAAGCTCCAGAACAAGGAGAGCAAAGGCACCTACTCCGGCAACACCTTCCTGATTTCTGCGGATGACGGGAAATAA
- a CDS encoding YraN family protein, whose amino-acid sequence MKKYNKQKGDHGEDMAARYLQAKGHVILTRNYRKKTGEIDLISQIGETVVFTEVKLRTTEAYGTPAQAVDYRRQQRLAKTALWYLQENDLFNWNARFDVVEILGSLERGYTVNHIENAFLITA is encoded by the coding sequence ATGAAGAAATATAATAAACAAAAGGGCGACCATGGCGAAGACATGGCGGCCCGCTACCTGCAAGCCAAAGGTCATGTGATCCTGACGCGCAATTACCGGAAAAAAACCGGGGAAATCGATCTGATCAGCCAGATTGGAGAGACTGTGGTCTTTACCGAAGTCAAGCTGCGTACCACTGAGGCTTACGGCACCCCGGCTCAGGCTGTGGACTATCGCCGGCAGCAGCGGCTCGCCAAAACTGCCTTGTGGTATCTGCAGGAGAATGATCTTTTTAACTGGAATGCACGGTTTGATGTGGTCGAGATATTGGGAAGCCTCGAAAGGGGATATACGGTTAACCATATCGAGAATGCGTTTTTAATTACCGCATAA
- the ylqF gene encoding ribosome biogenesis GTPase YlqF — protein sequence MEKNDAIQWYPGHMAKAGRQIREKLKLIDIVVEVLDARLPVASKNPDINQYTEHKKHLVLLNKADLADPDQNQKWFDYLKGRDGIDEVMLYNAFDSKKKPELVAKLRGLNPKDKKQLKCLICGIPNVGKSTIINSLIGKKKTQIGNKPGVTKGQQWLTAPDGLMLLDTPGILWPKFEDPEVGFHLAWIGSIKDTVFEKENIAADLLKFLVDHYPQDVAALYKIDLDGRSLPEIFDAIAKSRGLLLRGGEYDYFRTSEMLLNDFKNGKVGRITIDQR from the coding sequence ATGGAGAAGAACGATGCAATCCAGTGGTACCCAGGCCATATGGCCAAGGCCGGCCGGCAGATTCGAGAGAAGCTCAAGCTTATCGATATTGTGGTCGAGGTGCTGGATGCCCGCCTGCCTGTAGCCAGCAAGAACCCCGATATCAACCAGTATACCGAGCATAAAAAACACCTGGTGCTGCTGAACAAGGCTGACCTGGCCGATCCCGACCAGAACCAGAAATGGTTTGATTATCTGAAGGGCCGTGATGGCATTGACGAGGTCATGCTTTATAACGCCTTTGACTCCAAGAAAAAACCCGAGCTGGTAGCAAAGCTCAGAGGTCTTAACCCCAAGGATAAAAAGCAGCTCAAATGTCTGATCTGTGGAATTCCCAACGTGGGCAAGAGCACCATCATTAACAGCCTGATCGGCAAGAAGAAGACACAGATCGGGAATAAGCCGGGCGTCACTAAGGGACAACAGTGGCTCACCGCACCCGATGGCCTCATGCTGCTCGATACACCCGGTATTCTCTGGCCTAAGTTTGAGGATCCCGAGGTCGGTTTTCACCTGGCCTGGATCGGTTCTATCAAGGATACTGTTTTTGAAAAAGAAAACATCGCAGCTGACCTGCTCAAATTTCTGGTCGACCATTATCCGCAGGATGTGGCCGCCCTGTACAAAATTGACCTGGATGGCAGAAGCTTGCCCGAAATCTTCGACGCCATCGCGAAGAGCCGCGGTCTTTTGCTGCGCGGGGGCGAGTACGACTACTTCAGGACCAGCGAAATGCTCCTGAACGACTTTAAAAACGGAAAGGTTGGGAGAATTACCATTGACCAGCGTTAA
- a CDS encoding ZIP family metal transporter, translated as MIQIYFGVLVAAAMMLVGGYIFVTLNKKYPKSIGLLLGLSGGLLLGIIFFGIIPEAHEILEEAFDAPLWVVAAALTGGALFIILFEKMIPVQHHHDLVPGEREHHGHHQLVYIILAAFGFHSLFELLSILVAGNADLVLAWFMIIVIGLHNIPIGFVIIAQLETLECSQKKCLLLIGGLAVAETLLAVVCYLILMPFITTAFQGVLLAMTGGIMLYLVFDELLPKIYLDEEQHHVNYMIILGVLLMYVFLQLAGH; from the coding sequence ATGATACAGATCTATTTTGGCGTTTTAGTAGCCGCTGCTATGATGCTAGTGGGCGGCTATATATTTGTCACCTTAAACAAAAAATATCCAAAAAGCATTGGTCTTTTGCTGGGCTTGTCCGGCGGTTTACTGCTGGGCATTATCTTTTTTGGCATCATTCCCGAGGCTCACGAAATCCTGGAGGAAGCCTTCGACGCTCCGCTGTGGGTCGTGGCGGCGGCCTTGACCGGCGGAGCCCTTTTTATTATTCTGTTTGAAAAAATGATCCCGGTTCAGCACCATCATGATCTGGTGCCTGGCGAGCGGGAACATCATGGACATCATCAGCTTGTGTATATTATTCTAGCGGCTTTTGGGTTCCACAGTCTTTTTGAGCTTTTATCCATTCTGGTTGCAGGAAATGCAGATCTGGTGCTGGCCTGGTTTATGATCATTGTCATTGGTCTACACAATATTCCCATTGGTTTTGTCATCATCGCCCAGCTTGAAACCCTTGAATGCAGTCAGAAAAAATGTCTTCTGCTCATCGGTGGATTAGCCGTGGCAGAGACTTTGCTGGCTGTTGTCTGTTATTTGATTTTAATGCCATTTATTACAACTGCATTTCAGGGGGTTCTTCTTGCCATGACCGGCGGCATCATGCTCTATTTGGTATTTGACGAGCTGCTCCCCAAAATCTACTTGGATGAGGAACAGCACCATGTCAACTATATGATCATCCTGGGCGTGCTGCTCATGTATGTCTTTCTCCAGCTCGCGGGACATTAA
- a CDS encoding ribonuclease HII: MTSVNPEQIANMTAKAVKELWQSADINEYPALAQILSQDSRAVIKKQAQTLKRYYDKHCAILEKTARMKAFELQCYDEGYQIIGGSDEVGRGPLAGPVVCAAVILPKDSAIMYVDDSKKLSAKMREALDRQIRAEALSITVGLRTPEQIDAMNILEATKSAMSEAISQLDPQPELMLIDALTIEAQTEVRSIIHGDATCYSIAAASIVAKVYRDRLMHEYHAQYPEYGFDRNVGYGTAEHIAAIKKYGLTPIHRRSFVQNFV, encoded by the coding sequence TTGACCAGCGTTAACCCAGAACAAATCGCAAACATGACGGCAAAGGCTGTTAAAGAACTGTGGCAGAGTGCAGATATCAATGAATATCCTGCCTTGGCACAGATACTTTCACAGGACAGCCGTGCCGTCATTAAAAAACAGGCTCAGACTCTGAAGCGTTATTACGATAAGCACTGCGCCATCCTCGAGAAAACCGCCAGGATGAAGGCTTTTGAGCTGCAGTGTTACGACGAGGGCTACCAGATCATCGGCGGTAGCGATGAGGTGGGGCGTGGCCCATTGGCGGGCCCGGTGGTCTGCGCGGCCGTTATTCTTCCAAAGGATTCAGCGATCATGTACGTGGACGACTCTAAAAAGCTCTCCGCCAAAATGCGCGAAGCCCTGGATAGGCAGATTCGGGCAGAGGCCCTATCCATTACCGTTGGCCTGCGTACCCCGGAGCAGATTGACGCCATGAATATACTGGAGGCCACCAAAAGCGCCATGAGCGAGGCGATCAGCCAGCTGGATCCCCAGCCCGAACTCATGCTTATTGACGCACTCACCATCGAGGCGCAGACCGAAGTCCGCAGTATCATCCACGGCGATGCTACTTGCTACTCCATTGCTGCGGCCAGCATCGTGGCAAAGGTTTATCGGGATCGGCTTATGCACGAATACCACGCGCAATACCCCGAATACGGCTTTGACCGCAACGTGGGATACGGCACTGCTGAGCATATTGCTGCCATTAAAAAGTATGGGCTCACTCCGATCCACAGGCGGTCCTTTGTCCAGAACTTTGTCTAG